The Gemmatimonas aurantiaca T-27 DNA segment GAGCCGGCGCAACGAAGAGGGCATCGTGGCCAACACGTTCGCCCGCAAGACGAACGTGCGCCTCAACCTCGATCAGCGCATCTCGTCGCGTATCAATCTGCAGGTGGGCACCGAAGTGCTGAACAACGCCGGCGACCGCGGCCTGTTCGGCAACGACAACGCCGGCAACTCGATCGCCTACGCGCTCACCAAGATCCCCAGCTTCCTGGACCTGCGCCGGAACGCCGATGGCTCCTGGCCGGTCAACCTGTTCTATCCGTCGAATCCGCTGCAGACCATCGATCAGTTCGAGAATTCCGAAAGTGTCTGGCGCAACATCACCACGTCACGGCTCACGGCGGACCTGATCACGGGCAACAACCACACGCTGCAATTCATCGCGTTCGGTGGCGTGGATCTGCTCAACCAGTCGAACCTGATCTACTCGCCGCCGACCCTGCAGTTCGAGCCGGTGGACGGCCTGCCGGGCACCAGCGCGAACTCCAAGACCACCAACGTTCAGCGCAACCTGAATCTGAACATGGTGCATGGCTGGAACATTGGTTCGTCACTCAAGGTGACCTCGCAGGTGGGTACGCAGTTCGAAGAACGGGACTTCAACCAAACCCGCGCATCGGCACAGAACCTGCTCGGTGGTCTGGAAGTGGTCACCTCCGGCACAGTGCGCGACGTAGACGAATCGCGTTTACGTGTGGAAGACTTCGGTGTATTCGTGCAGTCGGAGGCCCTCTGGCGCGACAAGTTGTTGCTCACGGTTGGCGCCCGTGCCGATCGCAGCAGCAACAACGGTGATCCGGCCAAGTACTTCCTGTTCCCGAAGGCCGCCAGCTCCTATCGGTTCCCCAACCTGATGCCGGGCGTGGTGGACGAAGCGAAGCTGCGCGTGGCCTACGGTGAAACGGGTAACCAGCCACTGTATGGCCAGAAGTTCACCAACCTCGATCTGTCCAGCGTCGGTGGACTGGGGGCGTTCCGCGTAGGCACGGTGCGAGCCGCGTCGGATCTGCGCCCGGAGCGTCAGCGGGAATTTGAGATCGGTACAGACCTCAACTTGCTCCGCAACCGCGCCACGTTCACGGTGACCGGCTTCCGTCGCAACATCTCCGATCTGCTCATCACGCGCACACTGGCGCCCACCTCGGGGTTCAGCAGTGAGACCTCGAATGGCGCGGAGATGCAGGTGACGGGTGCGGAAGTCTCGATCAACGCCTTCCCGATCCAGACGCCCACGTGGGGCTGGACCTCGCGTCTGAACTGGGGCACCAATCGCTCCAAGGTGACCAAGCTGCCGGTGCCCACATTCCTGCTGGGTGCCCCGCAGACCGGCGCAATCCGTATCGAGCAGGGCAAGTCGGCCACACAGCTCATCGGCAACGACACGCTGCCACAATCGGGTGGCCGTGTGGTCGTACCGGTGGTGATGGGCGATGGCAATCCGCTCTGGACGGCCGGATGGGGCAACGAAGTCCGCTTCAAGGGGCTGTCGTTGTACGCGCTGCTCGATCAACAGAAAGGCGGTATGCTCGCCAACGGCACCTGGCGTCACTACGACCTCGGCCAGAACTCGATCGACTACGACGATCTCGACGAACTCGGACGCAAGGAAGGCGAAGTCCGCCGCACCAGCTACCTGCAGGTGACGCGCATCTACTACCAGCCCACTTCGTTCGTGAAACTGCGTGAAGTGACGATCACGTTGGATCTGCCCCAGAAGTGGGCAACGTCGGTGTGGTCCGGCGCCAGCGGGGCCAAGCTCTCGCTGAGCGGTCGCAATCTGTATTGGTGGACCAAGTTCCGCGGTGGTGATCCGGAGGCCCAGAACTTCGGACAGGGTGGCGTTCCCGATGCCATCCAGCGCAACCGTGAACTGGCCGCGTACCCCGCCAGCCGCAGCTTCTGGCTCAACTTCAGCGTGGACTTCTGACCATGAACGCCATCCGCAATCGCCGGGCGCGCGCGCTGCTACTGGCCGCCGTCTGTGCCTCCGCCGTGGCGTGCAACGCGGCGGACATCGCGAACTTCAATAGTCCCAACACGTCGCAACTCGAAGGATCCCCTGACGCAGGTACGGTGAACACCGCTGTCGCCGGTGTGTTGGCAGGCTCCCGCGCCGGCGCTGGCACCTGGGCCAGCACCCTGGGAGTGTTCGGTCGGGAAATCATCAACCTCGATGGCGCCGAGCCGCGCAACGTGCTGGCACTGCTCATCGGACCGCTGGAGCCCGGCGGCTTCGGCGTGGATGTAGGCTGGACCAACTCGTATCGCAATCTGCGGACGGCCTACACGATCCTCGAGGTGGTGGATCGTGTGCCGGACTACACCGCCGCACAACGCAGTGCCGTGAAGGGATTCGTGAAGACCTTCATCGCGCAGGAGTATGTGAACCAGCTTCGGGTGCGTGACACCTTCGGTCTCGTGTTCGACGTGCCGAAGGATCCCGCCGAGCAGGGTGCGTTCATCACGCGGGATGAAGCCTACACGAAGACGGCCGCCCTGTTCGACGAAGCGCGCGCCGACCTCGCGGCTGGTGGCACGGCGTTCCCGTTCACGCTCACCACGGGCTTCGCCGGCTTCAACACTCCGCCCACCTTCTTGCGCGTGAATCGCGGCCTCAAGGCGCGCATGGAGACGTACCGGGGGCGCTGGGCTGACGCGCTGACTGCGGTGAACGAATCGTTCATCAGCACGGCGTCAGGCACGGCGGCCGCGTTGAACACGGGCATCTTCCATGTCTACAGCACCGCCTCGGGCGACGCGGTGAATCCCCTGTTCGATCCCACACCACGGGCCTTGGTGGCGGTACCGGAGTTCCTGACCGAAGCCCGCAATCGTGCCGATGGATCACGCGATCTGCGGGCGTCATCGAAGGCCGTCGTAGGTACCGTGAATGTCACCACGCAGGGGATCAGCTCCAATGTGCGGCCCACGGTGTATCCCACCAACGTCACCCCGGTGCCGATCATCCGGAATGAAGAGCTCATCCTCATCCGCGCCGAAGCGAACATCGGTCTCGGCAATCGTGCCGCCGCCATCACCGATCTCAACTTCGTACGCACCAACTCAGGTGGTCTGCCGGCATTGGCGAGTGATTTCGCCGGCGACCTGATCACCGAGCTGTTGTACGATCGGCGCTATTCACTGTTCTTCGAGTACGGCCATCGCTGGGTGGACTCGCGGCGCTACAACCGGCTGGGCGAACTGCGCAAGCAGTTGCCTTCGCATCGGGTGTTTCCGTTGGTGCCCATTCCCATCGATGAGTGCAATCAGCGGACAACGGCCCTGCCTCGGGGTTGCGTGAACGTGGCCGGTAACTAACCGACCAACACACACAAACCACAAAGGGCGGAGAGGTCACGATGACCTCTCCGCCCTTTGTCATGTTGAACGAACGGTGCGATAGGCTACCGCTTACTTCGCCAGATCCTTCACCACGGCACTCAGCGCCTTCACCCGCGCGGACTCCGGGTTGCTGGCAGCGTCCTGATCGAGCTGCGCCGCGAGCTTGTTGAGCGCCGTCGAGCGCGCCGCCCCCTTGGCCTTTTCGGCGGCGTCGAGCTGTGTGGTCACGCCCGAGAGCCAGGTCTTCTGCACCGCCGTGTTTCGCGCCATCTGATCGGTGTACGAACGGGCCACCACAAATGCCGCCGGCCACACAAAATGCGGCTGCTCCTGGGCATTGAAGTACGCGAACTTCACCAACTTGGCCGCTTCGAGTTCGTTCTTCGAGATGTGTTCGCTCGGCGTGAGCTCCCACACGTCCAGACCACGCGCGATTTCCGAACCGTAGATCATGCCGTTGTACCAGTAGGCCGACCAGTGACCGGCGCTGACGAGTGCCGTAGCATCCATGGGACCACGATCGAAGTACGCGATCTCGTAGGCGTGATTGGGATCGGTCCAGTCGAACACGTTCACACCACCTTGGTACCACGACTGCACCATGACTTCACGACCCGGGATCGGGATCAGTGAACCATTGTGCGACACGCAGTTTTCCTGGCTGGTCTGCGCGGCCGGCAGCTTGAAGTAGCTCTTGAAATCGAGCTTGTCGCCGTTGCGCACGAAGATGGCGTCGGCGCCCCATTCCTTCTTGTCGGTCGCGCGGCAACGCGGCGCCGTCCCGCCACCCCACTCGTCGGAGAACAACACCTTGCTGCCGTCGTTGCTGAAGGTCGCCGAATGCCACGCCGACATGTTCGTATCAGCAGCCGCATAGAGGCGCTTCGGATTCTTGATATCGCTGATGTCGAGCAGGATGCCGTAGCCGCTGCACGCACCGCCGGCGAGGCCCACCGCCGGGTAGGTGGTGATGTCGTGGCACTGCGTCGGACCACGCCCCGCGACCGACGGGCGCGCCGGCGAACCGGCCGGCCGTTCGCGGCGATCGGACGGCGCGTCGCCGTGGCGCACCGCTTCGCCCAGTCCTTCGAAAATGCGCGGTGAGCTCACGATGGCCGCGGCCGACGGATTCTTCACCGGCACCTTGATCACTTCGATGCGGAACAGCGCGCTGTTCGGATCGACATCCGGCGCGAGCGCGGAACACCCGGCCAGCTCTTCGCTGGACCGTACGCCAGCAGACCCCGACACGTAGATGTACACGTTCTCCGGATCCTTCGGGTCGGTCACCAGCGTGTTGGTGTGCGAACCGCGGCAGGTCTGCACCATGGCCACGGACTTCGGCTTGGCGACATCGCTGATATCGAAGATGCGGATGCCGCGCGCACGCTCCTTGCTGACCTCCGCCTCCACACCCGTCAGGCCACAGTCGATGCGACCGGCAACCGCCTCCGCCGACACAAACAGCAGGTTCCCATAGACCGTGACGTCGGACTGCGAGCCGGGGCACACCATCGCGGTGCGGAGCTTGGGCTTCCGCGGATTGGCGATGTCCCACACCTGCCAGCCGCTGTAGTTGCCCTGGAAAACCAGGTTGCCGCTGAAGGCCAGATCGGAGTTCTTCAGCCGCGCGTCACCGGGCGTGCTCATGTTGAGGAAGGACTCGGACGGCTTGGTCGTGGACACGAGCTTCATGTTCCACTCGGCCGTACCGGCGTCGAACCAGCCCGCCTTGAGACCAACACGCGGATCAGGCGACGGCTGGGCGACAGCCTCGGTGGTCAGCGCGACCTGTGCCACCGTGGCACTGACCGCCAACAACGGGAGGCTGCGCAACAGGGATCGAAACGGGGTTCGCATCGGGGGCGGTGACGTGGAGGGTGGCGTGGGAGGGAACAGAGGGTACATCAGGGTTTCGGACGGGTGCGAAGCAACAGTTCCATGCGATCGATTTCGGTGCTCTGATCGGCGACCACATCGGACACGAACTTGAACACATCATCGTCGTTGGCCGAACCTTTGGCCGACATCAGCTCGTCGACCATGTTGATCGCGCCACGATGGTGCTGGATCATGAACGTCAGGAAGTACCAATCGAAGGCGCCACCCTTGGCCACCTTGAGCGTGTCCATCTGGGCGGGCGTCAGCATGCCCGGCATCATGGCCGATGCCGCACCGGTCTGTGCCGCACCCATATCCATACCGGCGTGATGCGCGTGCGCCATCTGCTCCATGTTGCCCGACGGCACCTCCTTCTTGCGGGTGCGCAGCCAGCTCTGCATGAACGCGATCTCGTCGGTTTGTGCCACCGAGATACGCCCAGCCAGCACCTTCACTTCAGAACTGGCACCATTGGCTTCGGCAAAGGAGGACATGGTCACCGCCTGCGCATGGTGACCGATCATGCCCTGCATGAACGAAACATCGGCGGCCGTATACGGCGGAATACCGCCGTCGAGCGCGGCCATCTGCGCCGGCGTCAGTGGGCGCTTGGCCGCTGGCGTGCCCGACGCACAGGCGCCGAACAACACCAGCGAGCCAAGTATCAACAGGCGGTGCGTGTGTGTGCGAATGTTCATGAGCTCACCTAAGGGAATCACTTGGGCTTGCGGGCCTTCCACATGGCCAACAGCTCCGCCTCACGGGCCGGCGAGAAACCGGTCTTGGGCGCGGCCTGCCGTTCGGCGGGCAGCGTCTTCCACCAAGCCAGTGTATCGCGCGCCGTGTCTTCCATCGGACGAATGGTCAGTCCGGCCTTGAGCTCCGGTGTCAGATCGAAGCGGGCAAAACCCGCCGTACGGCCACGCATCACCTGAAACACGGGCAGTTCACGTCCATAAGGCGCATGGCCTTGTTCACGCAGGAAGTCGGCATCGACCCAGGTGTAACTGGGATTGGCGCCAACACCCTTCTGCACCCGGGCGAGGAACTCCTTGAACGGCATGCCCCCCTGTGGGCCAACGCCGTTGAACACGCCGAAGGTGCGGCTCTCGCAGAGCGTGACGCAGAACTTCATGAGATCGCGTACATCGATGATCTGCACGTGATCGCTGCCATCGCCCGGCGCGAGCATCTCACCACCACGCGCCGCGCGCACCGGCCAGTACGTGAACCGATCCGTGTCGTCTTCCGGTCCGACAATGAGTCCGGGACGTACCACCGTCACGCGCCCCGGCATGGCCGCGTGCGCCGCTTTCTCGGCATACGCCTTGGCGTGGCCATAGGTGAGCGGCTTGCCGGCTTCGATGGGCGAGTTCTCGAGCGTCAGCACCGGCGCATTGCTGTTCATCGGCACGGAGCTCAGGTCATAGTAGACCGAGCGCGTGGAGATGAAGAGATACTGGTCGACGGAGTCGCGCAGCACTTCGGTGGACAGCTTCACCCACTCCGGAGCACTGGAGAGCGACGCCGATTCGTCGATGACCGCGTCCCACTTGCGGCCCTTCAAGGCGCTCAAGTCACTGGCGCGATCGCCCGCGAGCTCCTCGACGTCCTTGCCGAACATGCCCTTCCCGCTGCGACCACGATTGAAGATCGTGACTTGATGTCCGCGCTTGAGTGCTTCGCGCACGTTGTGCGGTCCGACAAAGCCGGTACCGCCGAGCACGAGGATCTTCTTGGGGGCCGGTGCCCATGCAGGCGCTGCACGCAGCAATCCTGGGGCGAGTGAGGCGGCAGAGGCGGCGCCCAGGGCGGCAAGCCCGGTACCGAGGAACTCGCGGCGGTTGTACATGGTGGGCAGGGCGTGGGTTCAGGGGCACAGCGCTGATCCCAAGTGTACGACGCCATTCACCGAAACGTTAGAAGCACTCGCGGGTGAGCCCCGGCGGCTCACCCCGTCCAAGGTACCCCTCGGCTCACGCGGCGCCTGGCGTCACCAGCGCACCGCTGTAGAGCACGGTGCCTGCCGTTACCGCGTTGGCGCCCTGTCCGCCGTACTTGTTGACGATCTTCAGTGTGGCGTTTTTGTACTTGAAGACCAGCTTGCCGTACTTGTTGGATTCGTCACCCTGCGGCAGGTGCGTGCGGGCCTGCTGCAATTGCGCCTGGATGTCCTTGATGCCGTCGAACTGACGCTTGCCTTCATCGGTCTTTTTGAATTCGCCGCCGCCGCCGTGCAGCTTGGCATCCTGTGTGAAGGTCCGGCTGGCTTCCGCGAGCTCCATGTTGATGTCGATGAGCTCTTCCCGCTCGATCAGCGCATGTCCGGTCTGCGCGTTGTGCTGGATCTTGCCGGTGACGGCGCTCACGAGCGGATTGAACCCGAGCTGCACCAACTCATACACCAGGCGATACGCAAAGCTGGTCTTGAGGTCATTGATCCCCATGGCCCCCTGATGGTTCACGTTCGCGCTGCGGTAGTCCTTGCAGCGCGCGCCATAACACATGACCAGCGCGATCTTCTGGTGATCCTTCCGAGGGAGCACGCCCGACAGGAACGCCGCGAGTTGCGCGCTGCTGCACAGGTTGACCACACCCACCTTGCCGATGGCGTTGGTGTAGGCCGTATCGGTGGTGCGGGGATCGCCATGAAGCACCAGATACACCTTCTCCGCCGATGCACAGGCCTGCCGAATGGTCTGCAGCGTGGTGGCATCGGTTGTGAACCCCACCATGGGTAGCTCTTGCACACACCGGTGCTCATTCACCTTGTGCTTGCCCAAAAACATGCGACCCAACCCTGAGCGCTGTTTTCGAGTCTCATAACGGTGGGTCAAGGCAAGAATGGTGCTGTCGGCGGCGCCTTTGGCGGTGCTGCCGATTTTGTCTTCGAAGTTGAGCACGACGTAACTCGACACGGCGATCCTGGGCTCGGGAATCTTCGGACGCCAGACGGACATGGAGACTGGATCTGGCAGACCATGATGTTACTCCCAAAATGGATCGTTCGCGAAGCGCTGCGGTCGCTCTGCCTGGCAACGGGGGTCACTCAGAAACACTGCGTCACCACCACAGCACGGATGGACACCAGAAAGACAGAAACCCGTAGATCGCTCATCCGTAGGCACCCCAAAGGACCACCGCGTACCAATTTTCTCTCCAATGCCGGGACGATGCCCACTGCCATTCCCCATGCGTTGTTGTTGTCGCTGACCGTTGTCGCGAGTTCGGCGCTGCTGGCACCCTCCGCTTTGGAGGGTCAACCGGCCACCTGCCGGACTTCGTTGGATTCGCTGGATAGCAAAGTCCGCACCAACTACGCCGGCCATCTGCTCGAAGTGACCGGCAACCGTGCGCAGGCGCACACGAACCTGCTGCACTCGCTGCGGGGGCGTGCTGACACCACGCCGTTTCGCACATGTTATCCGGTGCTGTCGGCATATACGCAGTGGTATGCCGATCCACACTTGTTCGTCTTTCAGAGCCAGAGTGCCGACACGGCCACGGCGCATGACGTGCAGTCTCGTCTGCGACACATGGCTCTCACGGAGGAGGAGCTTCGGGCCTCGATCGTGCGACGCAGGAAAGTCGATGCCATCGAGGGTATCTGGTACGAAGGGAACCTGCGGCTCGGCGTTGTCCCGGATCCCTCGGGAAGTCCGGGTGCCTATGTTGCCGTGGTGCTGACAGCGGATACCGTCAGTTGGCCCGTCGGCACGGTGCGAGCGGAGATTCAACGCATGGCGCCAGACCGGTATCGTGTGAAGCTCTGGACACGGGCCTTTGCGGAGATCGACCTGTTGGCCACCCTGCACCGCAACGATCTGCTGCGCCTCTCACCAGGCATCTGGGGCAAGGCCTATCCGACCGATGCGCGGCGAGCAGACATGCTCGATCCGGTCGATGCCCATCGTCCGACCGTCGTCGTACGACAGCGTTCGGTCGTGGTCTCCATTCCCTCACACGATCCGCAATACACACGCCGTCTCGACAGCCTGATCGGTGCGCATGATGAAGCGATACGATCCCGTCCCCTTCTGATCGTCGATCTTCGCGGTAACGAAGGCGGCGGCGCCGGCACCACCCGCGCGCTCAATCCGTACCTGGCCAGCACCACACGCAAACCCACGCCTTACGACAGCGGTACGGCCGTGATGCTCGCGTCGCCAGCCCAGTTGGCCTACGCACGCCGAATCGTTGGCGGCGACACCAGTGCCGCAGCCCGACGCATCCTGCAACGGCTGGAGACGGAAACGGGATCGCTGGTGCCGCTCGACGGCTTGCCGGGGAGTACGGGCGTTGAACCCAGTCATGCCGGTAACTGGCGCGTGGCGGTCATGGTCGATGGGGGCACAGTGAGCGCCGCGGAGGTGCTCGTTCTCAAAGCACTGCGGAGCACCAGGGCAGTGGTGATTGGAGAGGCAACCGCGGGCGCACTCGACTACCAGAGCACACAGGTCATTTCCTTGGGCACGGGCGATCGCCGTTGGGCGTTGGGCTATCCCACCATCACGGCGCATGCCGATCTGCCGTTGCGTGGCATGCGGGGCAAAGGCATTGCCCCAGCAGTGCGGGTGCGATGGTCCTCCGTTGCCGATCCCATCACCGAGATGGAGCGCCGATTTGCGAAGTGACCGCCGCCAAGAATTGCGCTGATGTCACCTCCTCCCGTTTCGCTGGCGCAATACCGTGCGATGCACATCATTCATATCATCACCGATCATCGCACGCGATAGTGGTCCGCACCCCACCACGATGCCTCGAGAGTTGCTGTGAAGAAGATGGTCGCCGTCGCATCACCAGACGCCTACGTGCAAGGCTTGGATGGCTGGCGTCTGGAGCTGGTCACGACATTGCGCGCAGCCGTGCGTGCATCCAAAGCACTGAGTGAAGCCGTGAAGTGGGGACACCTCGTGTACTCCACAGAGAATCCCGTCTTGCTTATCCGCGCGGAAGACGAGCGTGTCCTCTTCGGCTTCTGGCGAGGTCAGCGATTGCAAGACATTGAACCACGCCTGCGACCCGGGGGCAAGTTCGAAATGGCGACGCTCGAACTGCGGGAAGGCATGAACATTCCTGCTGCTCGAGCCCGTCGCCTGGTCAAGGCCGCACTCGAACTCGATGCGACACTGGGCGATCCTCGACTGGCGTCGCCCAAGGTGCGAGCGAAAAAAGCCGCTGCGCTGAAAAAGCGATCCAGGTAGCGCTCACCCTCACCTACCGGCAATGGTCCTAATTCGTCAGATACGCTCCCTGTGTGGCTTGACCGCGGTTGTACTGCTTGGAGGATGTGACAACCCCTTCGGAAGCAGAGACTGCACGCTCATCGGATGTGTTGGTGGGCTCCGCGTCACGCTGGACGCCCTGCCCACCAGCAGTTTCACCATCACGGCACAAGCTCCGGGCCAGACGCCAGAGGTCTTCAGCTGCGCCACGCCAGTCTCTTGCGGCACCGTACACACCTTCAGGGACTTCACGGCAAGCGAGGGCCAGATCGTCGTTACGACCGCGCAGGGAACTCTCACGCATCCCGTCCGGCCAGAGTATCGCGTGACCTATCCCAATGGGAAACAGTGCGGCCCTGAGTGTCGATCAGCGTCGGTCACCGTTTCTATCCCAAAATAGAACAGACCTGTTGCCACAACGGGCCCGATGCATTTTGCACCGGGCCCGTTCTCGTTTCACCAGCGACGATCAGCGATCGTGCTGCGTGCTCTTCTTCTCGTTCTGCTGCAGGTTCTCTTCGCTCATCCAGTACTTCGGCCCGTACTTGCGGGCCACCGGCCACTCCTCGTCGAGCGACGTGGCATCGTACAACACACCGCCCTTCATGACCCACTTCATGTCCAGCGTGTTCTGGATCTTCTCCAGTGGGTTGCTGTTGAGAATCATGAGATCGGCCAGCTTGCCCACTTCGAGCGAGCCCAGATCCTTGTCGGCACCAAGGAAACGCGCACTCTGCAGCGATGCCACTTCCAGCGTACCGTGCGCACCGAGCCCCGGTTCACCCATCCACACTTCCCAGTGGGCGGCCAGGCCGTGCAGTTCGCCATGTGAACCCAGGGCCGAATATCCGCCGGCCTTGATCACATCGGCCATCGCCTGCGAGATGATCGGGTAGCTGTAGTCGGTCTTGGGACGCAGTTGCCGCACACGCAACGGCGAGATCAGGCTGCGCCACGGGAACCACGTGCGGATCTTCGCATCCGTCCACCAGTCACGCTCGGCGAACCAGTACTCGATGTTCCAGCTCGACGGGCCACTCACCACCAGCGTGGGCGAGTAGGTCGCTTCGGCCTTGCCGAGGAACGTAGATACATCGGAGTACATCAGAACTTCGCCGTGCGAGTGTTCCCATCCGGTCTGACCGTCCATGATCATGCCGAGATTTTCGAAGAGCGTACCACCTTCGGACGTCACGTTCAGGTTGGCCACACGCGCCGCATCGGTGAGCCACTGACGCTGGTCGCGACGCGGCTGCGCATACTGCTTGATCTGCACCGCGCCCCAGCTCTTGAGACGAGCCACGGTGGCCTGCGCGATCGCGTAGCTGGAGATGTCGTTCGTGCGCGCGCCATCGCCGCGGCTCACGTTGTCACCCGTGCTGAAGGTACGCGATCCGATCATGTCGCCCGTTTCGATCAGCTCACCGGTCGGGAAGACGTTCTGGCTCCACGTGCTCACGTCCATCGACGACGTCACGCCGTACGCGAGGTAAATGGACTGCTCGAAGTCGTGCGGCGGCCGCATGCCACGCCACTCGCGATAGTGGTGCGCATGCATGTCGACCCATCCGGGGATGATCGTCTTGCCTGCGGCATCGACCACCTTACCCGCACCGGCCGTGCTGCAGTTGGCTGCCACACAGGTGATACGACCATCCTTGATCACGATCGTGCCGCGCTCGATCACCTCACGCTTGTTCATCGTGAGAATGCGCGCCCCCGTGATGGCCACCGTACCCTTGGCCACGGCGCCACGCGCACCACTCACCGAGAGCGTGACCGTGTCCGTCTTCTTGGTATCGACGTTGTGCGAGAAGTACTGCTTCGCACTGCCCCACTCGAGCGACTTGGCGTCCCGCCAGCGCGGGAAGATGCCGCCATCACGCGAGAGCTGCGTGACCGGGAAGATGCCGCGACGCTTTTCGATGCGTTCCGCATCACCGCCCGTGCCGCCCCATGCCATCGCCGTCACGTACACATTGTCGCCTTCCTGGAAGGCCACCCACTGTCCATCGGGGCTCGGCACGATTTCATCGGCCGCCGGGAACGTCAGGTGCGTGCGCTTGTCGCTGCCATCGAGCTTGACGCTCATGAGGGCCACGCCGCCCGGTGCACCGGGGCGATTCGCGCGCTGCTCCGGATAGAACAACCGTCCTTCCGGACCAAAGCTCGGACGCAGCAACTGACGACGCGCTTCATTGCCCTGCGCCGCGCCGGTGGGCTTGATGGCCGACGCCACGGTGATGCCCGTGTCGTTGCCCGCCGCGCTGAAGCGCACGAGATCATACCAGGCATTGTGGGTGATGGTACGGCCGCGCGCCGTGGCGCCCTCGCCGAGACCGACCACCACCTGCGCACCATCGGGCGTCCAGACGGGATCGACGTAGTCACCCGGATCACGTGTGAGCTTCACCGGCGCACCGCCCGTGATGGCCACCTTGTACATGTTGCCCCGTGCGGCGTCATCGAACGTCACGAACGCCACCCACTTGCCGTCGGGACTGATCGCCGGCGCGTACTCGAGCGGCTTGAACGTGTCCGGTGTGAGACGCTTGGGCGTACCCGTCGCACCATCCTGCGCGTAGATGTGTCCGAGCGCCTGGAAGACGATCTTCTTGCCATCGGTCGTGGAGGCGGGCCAACGCACGAACTGCGCTTCCACGGGTCCATCGCTGATGCGGAACTCCTTGCGTGCCATCTCGGAGATGGTGCGATGCACCTTGGCCGAGAAGGGGATGGTGGTCACCGCACCGGTGGCAGCGGCCACGCGACGGATCTTGCCACCCTGCGTGATCACGAGGCTCTGTCCGTCCGCCGCCCACCGATAGCGGGGTAACGCGCCCAAGACCTTGCCGGCACTGATCGCCACGGGCTCGATCGGGTCCATCAGCATGCGCTCGGTACCGGTCTTCAGGTCGCGCAGCCAAAGGGCCGAGCGCGGGCCGTATTTGTGGCCCTTGAAGTCGAGCACGCCGTCCGGAATATGACGGGCAAACGCGAGCCAACGACCATCGGGCGAGATCTCGGGAGCGGCACCACCACCGCTCGAGAAACGACCGGCTGCGGCACCGACGTTCTCACCACTCGTCACGTCGACCACTTCACCGGTCTCGAAACTCCAGCGGCGCAACTGCAACTGGCCCGCCGTGAGGTCCTTGGTGGTCACGTTCGACATGTTCACGTGATAGTACAGGAACTTCCCGTCCTTGCTCACGCTCGGCCAGACACCACCGGTCACGAGC contains these protein-coding regions:
- a CDS encoding SusC/RagA family TonB-linked outer membrane protein produces the protein MTAVSPRRALLATASALVALALSASTLLAQTRTISGQVLEEGSRAPITAAQLQVQGTNLGALTREDGRFTIAGVASGDVVLVVRRLGYPMTRVPVGATTNTVEIVLKKDVLNLDQVVVTGQATGISRRNLANDVASVSAAEMTKVSAQSIENAMQGKIAGAQISQSTGAPGGGNRIRIRGISSILGSAQPLYVIDGVIVSDVSVGSGTNKVTRASGTSISVGNQEAPVNRIADLNPNDIENVDVLKGSAAAAIYGSKASGGVIIITTKRGKAGKPRFSLRMGAGTSDLAYRNDSRHFKTLADAVAVFGAGITPFYDPNRQLNYETLAYGNNPLNSDLSLSVSGGSEDTRYFVSASRRNEEGIVANTFARKTNVRLNLDQRISSRINLQVGTEVLNNAGDRGLFGNDNAGNSIAYALTKIPSFLDLRRNADGSWPVNLFYPSNPLQTIDQFENSESVWRNITTSRLTADLITGNNHTLQFIAFGGVDLLNQSNLIYSPPTLQFEPVDGLPGTSANSKTTNVQRNLNLNMVHGWNIGSSLKVTSQVGTQFEERDFNQTRASAQNLLGGLEVVTSGTVRDVDESRLRVEDFGVFVQSEALWRDKLLLTVGARADRSSNNGDPAKYFLFPKAASSYRFPNLMPGVVDEAKLRVAYGETGNQPLYGQKFTNLDLSSVGGLGAFRVGTVRAASDLRPERQREFEIGTDLNLLRNRATFTVTGFRRNISDLLITRTLAPTSGFSSETSNGAEMQVTGAEVSINAFPIQTPTWGWTSRLNWGTNRSKVTKLPVPTFLLGAPQTGAIRIEQGKSATQLIGNDTLPQSGGRVVVPVVMGDGNPLWTAGWGNEVRFKGLSLYALLDQQKGGMLANGTWRHYDLGQNSIDYDDLDELGRKEGEVRRTSYLQVTRIYYQPTSFVKLREVTITLDLPQKWATSVWSGASGAKLSLSGRNLYWWTKFRGGDPEAQNFGQGGVPDAIQRNRELAAYPASRSFWLNFSVDF
- a CDS encoding RagB/SusD family nutrient uptake outer membrane protein; its protein translation is MNAIRNRRARALLLAAVCASAVACNAADIANFNSPNTSQLEGSPDAGTVNTAVAGVLAGSRAGAGTWASTLGVFGREIINLDGAEPRNVLALLIGPLEPGGFGVDVGWTNSYRNLRTAYTILEVVDRVPDYTAAQRSAVKGFVKTFIAQEYVNQLRVRDTFGLVFDVPKDPAEQGAFITRDEAYTKTAALFDEARADLAAGGTAFPFTLTTGFAGFNTPPTFLRVNRGLKARMETYRGRWADALTAVNESFISTASGTAAALNTGIFHVYSTASGDAVNPLFDPTPRALVAVPEFLTEARNRADGSRDLRASSKAVVGTVNVTTQGISSNVRPTVYPTNVTPVPIIRNEELILIRAEANIGLGNRAAAITDLNFVRTNSGGLPALASDFAGDLITELLYDRRYSLFFEYGHRWVDSRRYNRLGELRKQLPSHRVFPLVPIPIDECNQRTTALPRGCVNVAGN
- a CDS encoding LVIVD repeat-containing protein; the encoded protein is MRTPFRSLLRSLPLLAVSATVAQVALTTEAVAQPSPDPRVGLKAGWFDAGTAEWNMKLVSTTKPSESFLNMSTPGDARLKNSDLAFSGNLVFQGNYSGWQVWDIANPRKPKLRTAMVCPGSQSDVTVYGNLLFVSAEAVAGRIDCGLTGVEAEVSKERARGIRIFDISDVAKPKSVAMVQTCRGSHTNTLVTDPKDPENVYIYVSGSAGVRSSEELAGCSALAPDVDPNSALFRIEVIKVPVKNPSAAAIVSSPRIFEGLGEAVRHGDAPSDRRERPAGSPARPSVAGRGPTQCHDITTYPAVGLAGGACSGYGILLDISDIKNPKRLYAAADTNMSAWHSATFSNDGSKVLFSDEWGGGTAPRCRATDKKEWGADAIFVRNGDKLDFKSYFKLPAAQTSQENCVSHNGSLIPIPGREVMVQSWYQGGVNVFDWTDPNHAYEIAYFDRGPMDATALVSAGHWSAYWYNGMIYGSEIARGLDVWELTPSEHISKNELEAAKLVKFAYFNAQEQPHFVWPAAFVVARSYTDQMARNTAVQKTWLSGVTTQLDAAEKAKGAARSTALNKLAAQLDQDAASNPESARVKALSAVVKDLAK